A portion of the Paenibacillus hamazuiensis genome contains these proteins:
- a CDS encoding glycoside hydrolase family 28 protein yields the protein MSKQENRMRTFPRATMPEVLLPDIPDYTVRLTDYGTAGDGRTDNTEAFRRAIEACSVAGGGRVIIPPGVWLTGPLKLTSRLELHAEAGAVVRFSRRSEDYPLVLSHFEGRPAVRCQSPLDAENAEHLAITGRGVFDGGGEAWRPVKNWKMTEKQWNRLIGSGGVVDGEMWWPTEAAKEGSVQVARLLREGNLNPDDYAPYRDYLRPNLLSFRKCRRILLEGPTFQNSAAWNLHPWACEHLTIRGVTVRNPWFAQNGDGLDLDSCRYAVVEKCSFDVGDDAICMKSGKDEAGRALGLPTEYVAIRGCTVYHGHGGFVIGSEMSGGVRHIEVSDCTFMGTDIGLRFKSARGRGGTVEDIAIERIRMTDIAGEAISFHLFYEGKEGSEETNEEKHPVSEKTPVFRRIDMRDLICDGAETALLVNGLEEMPLEDVTVRGFTATAKQGAICRNAKGLSLEDVRLYTERGPLVKLHHCSDVDIVRLAGAAAADEVMLAVSGERSDRIVCRDALIEATQRKVSVAPEVAGKPGAVSVR from the coding sequence ATGAGCAAACAAGAGAATAGAATGCGGACATTTCCGCGAGCAACGATGCCCGAGGTGCTGCTGCCGGACATTCCGGACTACACGGTGCGGCTTACCGACTACGGAACGGCAGGGGACGGCAGAACGGATAATACGGAAGCGTTCCGTCGGGCGATTGAGGCATGCTCCGTGGCGGGAGGAGGCAGGGTGATCATCCCTCCCGGAGTGTGGCTGACAGGCCCGCTCAAGCTGACGAGCCGGCTTGAGCTGCATGCGGAAGCGGGCGCGGTCGTTCGGTTCAGCCGGCGCAGCGAGGATTATCCGCTTGTGTTGTCCCATTTCGAGGGAAGGCCCGCGGTACGCTGCCAATCGCCGCTGGACGCCGAAAATGCCGAGCATCTGGCGATAACGGGCAGAGGTGTATTCGACGGCGGAGGCGAAGCGTGGAGGCCGGTCAAAAACTGGAAGATGACCGAAAAGCAGTGGAATCGCCTGATTGGCTCCGGCGGAGTCGTGGACGGCGAGATGTGGTGGCCGACAGAGGCCGCGAAGGAAGGCTCCGTGCAGGTTGCCCGGCTGCTGCGGGAAGGGAACCTCAATCCGGACGACTATGCGCCGTACCGCGATTATTTGCGGCCGAATTTGCTCAGCTTCCGCAAATGCAGACGCATCCTGCTTGAAGGGCCGACGTTCCAAAACTCGGCTGCCTGGAACCTGCATCCGTGGGCGTGCGAGCATTTGACGATCCGCGGCGTCACCGTTCGCAACCCGTGGTTCGCGCAAAACGGCGACGGCCTTGACCTTGACTCGTGCCGTTATGCCGTCGTGGAAAAATGCTCGTTCGACGTTGGCGATGATGCGATCTGCATGAAATCGGGCAAAGACGAAGCTGGGCGGGCGCTCGGCCTGCCGACTGAATACGTCGCCATCCGCGGCTGCACGGTGTACCACGGCCACGGCGGGTTCGTCATCGGCAGCGAGATGTCCGGCGGCGTCCGGCATATCGAGGTCAGCGACTGCACGTTTATGGGGACGGATATCGGGCTGCGCTTCAAAAGCGCCCGCGGACGCGGCGGCACGGTCGAGGATATTGCCATCGAACGGATCCGCATGACGGACATTGCCGGGGAAGCGATCTCGTTCCATCTTTTTTACGAGGGAAAGGAAGGCTCGGAGGAAACAAACGAGGAGAAACATCCGGTTTCCGAGAAGACGCCGGTATTCCGGCGCATCGATATGCGCGACCTCATCTGCGACGGGGCGGAGACGGCGCTGCTGGTGAACGGCCTGGAGGAAATGCCGCTGGAGGACGTGACTGTCCGTGGCTTCACGGCCACCGCCAAGCAAGGGGCGATTTGCCGCAACGCCAAAGGGCTTTCGCTCGAGGACGTGCGTCTGTACACGGAGCGGGGCCCGCTTGTCAAGCTGCACCATTGCAGCGACGTGGACATCGTGCGCCTGGCGGGCGCCGCGGCGGCGGACGAAGTTATGCTCGCGGTCAGCGGCGAGCGGTCCGATCGCATTGTATGCAGGGACGCGCTTATTGAAGCAACGCAGCGGAAGGTGAGCGTCGCTCCGGAGGTCGCCGGCAAGCCGGGTGCGGTGAGCGTTAGGTAA
- a CDS encoding RCC1 domain-containing protein, translating to MDYISPKEAALKVKRWPKDIIAAGRRHTVGLKSDGTVIAVGDNKYGQCDVSGWGDMVAVAAGNVHMATNTGNAHTIGLKSDGTVAAAGWNKHGQCNVSGWRDIAAVAAGWCRTVGLKKDGTVVAVGRNNEGECNVGGWRDMAAVAAGDWHTVGLKSDGTVAAVGLNKHNQCEVNGWRSVVAIAAGSHHTVGLKSDGTVAAAGWNEHGQCNVSGWRDIVAVAAGCAHTLGLKSDGTVVAAGDNEYGQCEVSGWRGIQLPISTIFKFEGI from the coding sequence ATGGATTACATTTCACCGAAAGAAGCGGCGTTAAAGGTGAAACGGTGGCCTAAGGATATCATAGCGGCGGGTCGTCGCCATACCGTAGGGCTTAAATCGGACGGCACGGTGATAGCTGTGGGCGATAATAAATATGGCCAATGTGATGTAAGCGGCTGGGGCGATATGGTGGCGGTTGCGGCCGGCAATGTTCATATGGCGACGAACACGGGTAACGCTCATACAATCGGTCTTAAATCGGACGGTACTGTGGCGGCTGCGGGTTGGAATAAGCATGGCCAATGCAATGTAAGCGGCTGGCGCGATATTGCAGCGGTTGCGGCAGGTTGGTGTCGCACCGTTGGGCTTAAAAAGGATGGCACGGTGGTAGCTGTGGGCCGAAATAATGAAGGCGAATGCAATGTAGGCGGCTGGCGCGATATGGCGGCGGTCGCGGCGGGTGACTGGCATACTGTCGGTCTTAAATCGGACGGCACGGTGGCGGCTGTAGGTTTGAATAAGCACAATCAATGCGAGGTAAACGGCTGGCGCAGTGTTGTGGCGATAGCGGCGGGCAGTCATCATACCGTCGGGCTTAAATCGGACGGCACGGTGGCGGCTGCGGGTTGGAATGAGCACGGCCAATGCAATGTAAGCGGCTGGCGCGATATCGTGGCGGTTGCGGCGGGTTGCGCCCATACTCTCGGCCTTAAATCGGACGGCACGGTGGTTGCTGCGGGTGATAACGAATATGGCCAATGCGAGGTAAGCGGCTGGCGCGGCATCCAACTGCCGATATCAACGATATTCAAGTTTGAAGGAATATGA
- the gudD gene encoding glucarate dehydratase gives MPQNPQAQTFTGTPAVTEMTVVPVAGHDSMLLNLSGAHAPFFTRNIVILRDSAGNTGVGEVPGGENIRQTLEDARELVVGQPIGRYNNILNAVRGRFADRDAGGRGLQTFDLRITIHAVTALEAALLDLVGQYLNVPVAALLGEGQQRDEVEMLGYLFYVGDRTKTDLPYHSDPGAEDDWLRLRHEEAMTPEAIVRLAEAAYKRYGFGDFKLKGGVLRGDEEIEAVTALAERFPEARITLDPNGAWSLAEAIRLCRDRHHVLAYAEDPCGAENGYSGREVMAEFRRATGLPTATNMIATDWRQMGHAIQLQSVDIPLADPHFWTMQGSVRVAQMCHEWGLTWGSHSNNHLDISLAMFTHVAAAAPGKITAIDTHWIWQDGQRITKEPLKIVNGKVAVPDKPGLGVELDMEQLEKAHRLYKQHGLGARDDAIAMQYLIPGWKFDNKRPCLVR, from the coding sequence ATGCCGCAAAACCCGCAAGCTCAAACCTTTACCGGCACCCCGGCCGTCACGGAGATGACGGTCGTACCTGTCGCCGGTCACGACAGCATGCTGCTGAACTTAAGCGGCGCGCATGCTCCGTTTTTTACCCGCAATATCGTCATCCTGCGCGACAGCGCGGGGAACACCGGTGTCGGCGAAGTGCCGGGCGGCGAGAACATCCGGCAGACGCTGGAGGATGCCCGCGAGCTTGTTGTCGGCCAGCCTATCGGCCGCTACAACAACATTTTGAATGCCGTGCGCGGCCGGTTTGCCGACCGGGACGCCGGCGGCCGAGGCCTGCAAACGTTCGATCTGCGCATCACGATTCATGCGGTGACCGCTTTGGAAGCGGCTCTGCTCGATCTGGTCGGGCAATATTTGAACGTGCCGGTGGCGGCGCTGCTCGGGGAAGGCCAGCAGCGGGACGAGGTCGAGATGCTCGGCTATTTGTTCTATGTCGGCGACCGCACCAAAACCGATCTTCCGTATCACAGCGATCCGGGCGCGGAGGACGATTGGCTGCGCCTGCGCCACGAGGAGGCGATGACTCCGGAAGCGATCGTCCGGCTCGCCGAAGCGGCTTACAAGCGATACGGCTTTGGCGACTTTAAGCTGAAGGGCGGCGTGCTGCGCGGCGACGAGGAGATCGAGGCGGTTACGGCTTTGGCCGAGCGGTTCCCCGAGGCGCGCATTACGCTCGATCCGAACGGCGCATGGTCGCTTGCCGAAGCGATACGTCTTTGCCGCGATCGGCATCATGTGCTCGCTTACGCCGAAGATCCGTGCGGAGCCGAAAACGGCTACTCCGGCCGCGAGGTGATGGCCGAATTCCGCCGGGCCACCGGTCTGCCGACGGCGACGAACATGATCGCCACCGACTGGCGGCAGATGGGGCATGCGATCCAGCTGCAGTCGGTCGACATTCCGCTCGCGGACCCGCATTTCTGGACGATGCAGGGATCGGTCCGCGTCGCCCAGATGTGCCATGAATGGGGGCTGACGTGGGGCTCGCATTCGAACAATCATCTGGACATTTCGCTTGCGATGTTTACGCATGTGGCTGCGGCGGCACCGGGCAAAATCACCGCGATCGACACGCATTGGATTTGGCAGGACGGGCAGCGCATCACCAAGGAGCCGCTCAAGATCGTAAACGGCAAGGTGGCCGTTCCGGACAAGCCGGGGCTCGGCGTGGAACTCGATATGGAGCAGCTGGAAAAGGCGCACCGGCTCTATAAGCAGCACGGGCTCGGGGCCCGCGACGATGCGATCGCGATGCAGTATTTAATTCCCGGTTGGAAGTTCGACAACAAACGTCCTTGCCTGGTTCGCTAA
- a CDS encoding copper amine oxidase N-terminal domain-containing protein: MKLDSTSAAVDEQAYTLEVAPFTLEGRTMVPIRFIGEALGAKVDWNAEARRVTLTKDDIKIELVIDQKDAYVNGALHVLDSPAVIREGITLVPVRFVSESMKMKVFFDDGEIVITDAKEQTGK, translated from the coding sequence TTGAAGCTGGATTCGACGTCGGCCGCGGTAGATGAGCAGGCTTATACGCTCGAAGTCGCTCCCTTTACGCTGGAAGGCCGCACCATGGTGCCGATCCGGTTTATCGGGGAAGCGCTTGGGGCTAAGGTCGACTGGAATGCGGAGGCCCGGCGCGTAACACTGACGAAGGACGATATCAAAATTGAGCTGGTCATCGATCAAAAGGATGCCTACGTGAACGGTGCGCTTCACGTATTGGATTCGCCGGCCGTCATCCGCGAAGGCATCACGCTGGTGCCCGTTCGTTTCGTCAGCGAAAGCATGAAGATGAAGGTGTTTTTCGATGATGGGGAAATCGTGATTACGGATGCGAAGGAACAGACGGGGAAATAG
- a CDS encoding helix-turn-helix transcriptional regulator, with amino-acid sequence MNELIGKKYHIGDSAFSIQQMRRFGFSAMPRPHSHSFYELYYLLRGERVYFMNGKVYTAQKGDMVIVIPNDLHSTASSQVEEFERVLVHVTPEFLPAEDRSILQLPPFRESTLLRAPLKEQAEIEHLLLQMLAECREEQPFYPSYVRQLVLKLLIRLHRMNAHIPKSAHSDHPMHQKVSDITAYIHEHYREPLTLEQLAKIFFISPAYLSRVFLKLTGFHLGEYIRVVRIREAQKMLRSSREKVHLIAEQVGFEHISHFNKTFKKLTGFSPLHYRKQHKDRG; translated from the coding sequence ATGAACGAGCTGATCGGAAAAAAATATCATATCGGGGACTCCGCATTTTCCATTCAGCAAATGCGACGTTTCGGCTTTTCCGCCATGCCCCGGCCGCACTCGCATTCGTTTTACGAGCTGTATTACCTGCTGCGGGGGGAGCGGGTCTATTTTATGAACGGCAAAGTGTACACCGCGCAAAAAGGCGACATGGTGATCGTGATCCCTAACGATCTTCATTCCACCGCAAGCTCGCAGGTCGAAGAGTTCGAGCGCGTGCTCGTCCACGTGACTCCGGAATTTTTGCCTGCGGAGGACCGCTCCATTTTGCAGCTTCCGCCGTTTCGGGAATCGACCCTGCTGCGGGCCCCGCTCAAGGAGCAAGCCGAAATCGAGCACCTGCTGCTGCAAATGCTGGCCGAATGCAGGGAGGAGCAGCCGTTTTATCCGTCCTATGTCCGGCAGCTCGTGCTGAAGCTGCTCATCCGGCTTCACCGCATGAACGCGCACATCCCGAAGTCGGCGCATTCCGACCATCCGATGCACCAGAAGGTGTCCGACATCACCGCATATATTCATGAGCATTACAGGGAGCCTTTAACTTTGGAGCAGCTGGCGAAAATATTTTTCATCAGCCCCGCTTACTTAAGCCGCGTGTTCCTGAAGCTGACAGGCTTTCACCTCGGCGAATATATCAGAGTCGTGCGCATCCGGGAGGCGCAGAAGATGCTGAGATCGTCGCGGGAAAAAGTTCACCTTATCGCCGAGCAGGTCGGCTTCGAGCATATTTCGCATTTCAACAAAACGTTCAAAAAGCTGACCGGCTTCTCGCCGCTCCACTACCGGAAGCAGCATAAGGACAGGGGCTAG
- a CDS encoding sugar phosphate isomerase/epimerase family protein, with protein MSEQELLSRLSLNQITTERWSLKEAAEGCARAGIGWIAPWRHKVQEAGLAESKRYIRDNGLRVSSLCRGGMFPAATAGEREARLDDNRRAVEEAAELGADVLVLVCGPSPTPDIAQAREWVREGIEKLAPFAKQHGVKLAIEPLHPMYAAERSVIVTLAQANSLAERFSPDEVGVVVDVFHVWWDPELYGEIKRAGSRILGFHVSDWIVPTPDMLLGRGMMGDGVIEIRKIRSAVEAAGYRGPIEVEIFNQAIWDMQGDEALALTKERFLKHV; from the coding sequence ATGTCTGAACAGGAATTGCTGAGCCGGCTTAGCCTCAATCAGATTACGACGGAGCGGTGGAGTCTCAAGGAAGCCGCGGAGGGCTGCGCGCGGGCCGGCATCGGCTGGATCGCGCCGTGGCGGCATAAGGTGCAGGAGGCGGGCCTCGCCGAGAGCAAGCGATACATTCGCGACAACGGACTTCGCGTATCCAGCTTATGCCGCGGCGGCATGTTCCCGGCGGCGACGGCTGGCGAGCGCGAGGCGCGGCTTGACGACAACCGCCGCGCGGTGGAGGAAGCCGCCGAGCTCGGCGCGGATGTGCTCGTGCTCGTCTGCGGGCCTTCGCCGACGCCCGACATCGCGCAGGCGAGAGAGTGGGTGCGCGAAGGGATCGAGAAGCTGGCGCCGTTCGCGAAGCAGCACGGCGTGAAGCTGGCGATCGAGCCGCTGCACCCGATGTACGCGGCGGAGCGCTCGGTCATCGTCACGCTGGCGCAGGCGAACTCGCTGGCCGAGCGGTTTTCGCCCGACGAGGTCGGCGTTGTCGTCGACGTGTTCCACGTCTGGTGGGACCCGGAGCTGTACGGTGAAATCAAGCGGGCCGGCAGCCGCATTCTCGGCTTCCACGTGTCGGACTGGATCGTGCCGACGCCGGACATGCTGCTCGGACGCGGCATGATGGGCGACGGAGTAATCGAAATCCGCAAAATCCGCAGCGCGGTGGAAGCCGCGGGTTACCGCGGGCCGATCGAGGTGGAAATTTTTAACCAAGCGATTTGGGATATGCAGGGAGATGAAGCGCTCGCTTTGACGAAGGAACGGTTCCTGAAGCACGTGTAA
- a CDS encoding AraC family transcriptional regulator, whose product MGIKMIDLPPSGILLYESKHKDGDVVGEHRHAIHQILYAIDGHGHMIMNGRRFELGPDTLAMIVPHSDHSIVSEKKLTLLVLAFEAEALDAVIQQEILGKRLKESFATGMNPFLATDIRQLLRKLMFEQGNRDQLGLWALRIYLQEMLLLLSRSGQPNAAVDSNGLRAERIRKYIEDHYFEPITAADLSARMNISARHLNNIFKECYGVTPIQYMTEVRIGAARKLLAETEKDIVTVCFEVGYENLPTFYRAFRNIVKLSPNKFRQQAGRLE is encoded by the coding sequence ATGGGGATCAAAATGATTGATTTGCCGCCGAGCGGAATACTGCTGTACGAGAGCAAACATAAGGATGGGGACGTTGTCGGCGAGCACCGGCATGCGATCCATCAAATTTTATACGCAATCGACGGGCATGGCCACATGATCATGAACGGCCGCAGATTTGAGCTGGGACCGGACACCTTGGCGATGATCGTGCCGCATTCCGACCATTCGATCGTCTCCGAGAAAAAGCTCACGCTGCTTGTGCTGGCCTTCGAAGCCGAGGCGCTCGATGCGGTCATTCAGCAGGAGATTTTGGGCAAGAGGCTGAAGGAGTCGTTCGCGACCGGGATGAATCCGTTTCTGGCGACGGACATTCGGCAGCTGCTGCGCAAGCTGATGTTCGAGCAGGGCAACCGCGATCAGCTCGGCTTGTGGGCACTGCGCATCTATTTGCAGGAGATGCTGCTGCTGTTATCCCGGTCCGGGCAGCCGAATGCAGCCGTCGACTCGAACGGACTTCGCGCGGAACGGATCCGCAAATATATCGAGGATCATTACTTCGAGCCGATCACGGCTGCCGATTTGTCCGCGAGGATGAACATCAGCGCGAGGCATTTGAACAACATTTTCAAAGAGTGCTACGGCGTGACGCCGATCCAGTACATGACGGAAGTCAGAATCGGCGCAGCCCGCAAGCTGCTCGCCGAAACGGAGAAAGACATCGTGACCGTCTGCTTCGAAGTCGGGTACGAGAACCTGCCCACCTTTTACCGGGCGTTTCGCAATATCGTCAAGCTGTCTCCGAATAAATTCCGGCAGCAGGCGGGGAGATTGGAGTAG
- a CDS encoding response regulator transcription factor, translating to MNIVIADDHPLFRGGVRNLLMTTDDLQVVGEASSGEEALILAESLQPDLMLMDIRMPGLNGIEATRRIKEQFPRIEILILTMFRDDQSVFTAMQAGAKGYVLKDAEEDELLQSIRMVGSGAAVFSSDIAARMMHYFSETKEQKPVDPVFSELTKREMEVLERIAEGDSNAEIAVRLNLSVKTVANNVTNILNKLQVADRTEAKRLLRERSRDPETFNGEQW from the coding sequence ATGAACATAGTCATCGCCGACGACCATCCGCTGTTCCGGGGCGGAGTACGCAATCTGCTCATGACGACGGACGATTTGCAGGTGGTAGGGGAAGCATCGAGCGGTGAGGAAGCGCTTATCCTTGCGGAAAGTCTGCAGCCGGATTTGATGCTGATGGATATCCGCATGCCGGGGCTAAACGGTATCGAAGCGACTCGCCGAATCAAGGAACAGTTCCCGCGCATCGAGATATTGATTCTCACCATGTTCCGCGACGACCAGTCGGTATTTACGGCCATGCAGGCCGGTGCCAAGGGATACGTGCTCAAGGATGCGGAGGAAGACGAGCTGCTGCAGTCGATACGCATGGTCGGCAGCGGGGCCGCCGTGTTCAGCTCCGATATTGCGGCCCGCATGATGCATTATTTTTCCGAGACCAAGGAGCAGAAACCGGTCGATCCGGTTTTCTCGGAGCTGACCAAACGGGAGATGGAAGTGCTGGAGCGAATCGCCGAAGGCGACAGCAATGCGGAAATTGCCGTCCGCCTGAACTTGAGCGTCAAGACGGTCGCCAATAACGTAACGAACATCTTGAACAAGCTGCAGGTCGCGGACCGGACGGAGGCCAAGCGGCTTCTGAGGGAGCGGAGCAGGGACCCGGAAACGTTTAACGGCGAACAGTGGTAA
- a CDS encoding FadR/GntR family transcriptional regulator: MAKQVVDRLIDLLMSRRYNPGDKLPTENELCDMLAVSRPVIREALSSLETMGIVRRKTREGTFFADKIGSKPFSIMLALSAGDIPSIMEARIALELGLVTMAAEKITDAQLGQLGGLLKAMEENEDDYTPIDKEFHRIIALSANNRILEGCVDPLLDMFDDTLGQIPPIDRSFAATLEEHRAIFEALRSRDPVAAYTAMYRHLSHVRDKVMKRLSES; the protein is encoded by the coding sequence ATGGCGAAGCAGGTTGTCGACCGGCTGATCGATTTGCTGATGAGCCGCCGCTACAATCCGGGAGACAAGCTGCCGACGGAAAACGAACTGTGCGACATGCTGGCGGTGAGCCGTCCGGTTATCCGCGAGGCGTTAAGTTCGCTCGAGACGATGGGAATCGTGCGGCGGAAGACGCGGGAAGGCACTTTTTTCGCCGACAAAATCGGCAGCAAGCCTTTTTCCATCATGCTCGCCTTGTCGGCCGGGGATATTCCTTCCATCATGGAAGCGCGCATCGCGCTCGAGCTGGGTTTGGTTACGATGGCTGCGGAGAAGATCACCGATGCGCAGCTGGGGCAGCTTGGCGGTCTGCTGAAGGCGATGGAGGAAAACGAGGATGATTACACGCCGATCGACAAGGAGTTCCACCGGATCATTGCGCTCAGCGCCAACAACCGCATTTTGGAAGGATGCGTCGACCCGCTGCTCGACATGTTCGACGACACCTTGGGCCAGATTCCGCCGATCGACCGCAGTTTTGCGGCGACGCTGGAAGAGCACCGGGCGATCTTCGAGGCGCTGCGCAGCCGGGATCCGGTAGCCGCTTATACCGCCATGTACCGCCATCTCAGCCATGTCAGGGACAAGGTGATGAAGCGGCTGAGCGAATCCTGA
- a CDS encoding copper amine oxidase N-terminal domain-containing protein, which translates to MKKNMLSKGILSAAVCSALLSASFVAGSPASASVQTGPVLQIEQFRFLDKELDRISLDKTSAPDGTRDGHFSLLLDAGDGFEIKTITMKTADANGKDTNHGIWKTWKAGTGDIGNLLAVVQDGKIINTGFQETLGTFKGVVQLELYASDNNSMKPGEYYYLEIATGGGTLRSFTTPFAENETSYAPVAIREFSWLDLDSDLTGISELVPDQRKDGHFRLKLSFAQKTEVLAVILRSTDKDGKDGYHGIWRTNRAGTGWLLGIMQGETAVNTGFKKDVKESVGSFRGNVTFDLYANNNGSIKNGEYYVVEVETSFGTVMSKPIQFGDPASNYVNDKA; encoded by the coding sequence ATGAAAAAAAATATGCTTAGCAAGGGAATTTTGTCAGCCGCAGTATGCTCGGCGCTGCTCAGTGCCTCTTTTGTCGCCGGGAGTCCTGCATCAGCTTCGGTTCAAACCGGACCTGTTTTACAAATTGAACAGTTCCGTTTTTTGGACAAAGAATTGGACCGCATATCTCTTGATAAAACTTCGGCGCCGGACGGCACCCGGGATGGTCATTTCAGTTTGCTGCTCGATGCGGGAGATGGATTTGAGATCAAGACCATTACGATGAAAACCGCCGATGCAAACGGCAAAGACACGAACCACGGCATCTGGAAAACATGGAAAGCCGGAACCGGCGATATCGGCAATCTGCTCGCGGTGGTGCAGGACGGCAAAATCATAAACACGGGCTTTCAGGAAACGCTTGGCACATTCAAAGGAGTCGTGCAGCTGGAGCTATATGCTTCGGATAACAACAGCATGAAGCCGGGCGAATATTACTATTTGGAAATCGCGACGGGGGGCGGCACGTTAAGATCATTCACCACACCTTTTGCCGAAAATGAAACGTCTTATGCGCCCGTAGCGATCCGCGAGTTCAGCTGGCTGGACCTTGACTCCGACCTTACCGGCATCTCCGAGCTTGTTCCCGATCAGCGGAAGGACGGACATTTCCGGCTTAAACTCAGCTTTGCGCAAAAAACGGAAGTGCTTGCGGTGATTTTGCGCTCCACCGATAAGGACGGCAAAGACGGCTACCACGGCATATGGAGAACGAACCGTGCGGGCACCGGTTGGCTCCTCGGCATCATGCAAGGAGAAACGGCCGTGAACACCGGATTTAAGAAGGACGTGAAGGAGTCGGTGGGCAGCTTCCGAGGAAACGTCACCTTCGATTTGTATGCGAACAATAACGGTTCGATCAAAAACGGGGAGTATTACGTCGTGGAAGTCGAAACGTCCTTTGGCACCGTCATGTCCAAACCGATCCAATTCGGCGATCCGGCTTCGAACTATGTCAACGATAAGGCATAA
- the garR gene encoding 2-hydroxy-3-oxopropionate reductase, whose protein sequence is MVKRRRIFTMKVGFIGLGIMGKPMSKNVLKAGYEVTVLETSKQAAELVAAGAKTAANPKALAEQTDVIITMLPNSPQVREVILGAGGIIEGAKPGTVVIDMSSIAPLTSQEIARELAEKGIDMLDAPVSGGEPKAIEGTLSVMVGGRQDVFDRCYPVMKTMAASVVRTGDIGAGNVTKLANQIIVAINIAAMSEALVLASKAGVEPELVYQAIRGGLAGSTVLDAKAPLVLDRKFDPGFRINLHIKDLGNVLETSHEVGVPLPLTAAVMEMMQALKTDGMGECDHGSLIRYYEKLAKIEVTRRV, encoded by the coding sequence ATTGTAAAACGAAGGAGGATTTTTACAATGAAAGTCGGATTTATCGGTCTTGGCATTATGGGAAAACCGATGAGCAAAAACGTGCTCAAAGCGGGCTACGAGGTCACCGTGCTCGAAACGAGCAAGCAGGCGGCGGAGCTGGTCGCCGCAGGAGCCAAAACGGCGGCAAACCCGAAAGCATTGGCGGAGCAAACCGACGTCATCATTACGATGCTGCCCAACTCGCCGCAGGTGCGCGAGGTCATCCTCGGAGCGGGCGGCATCATCGAAGGAGCGAAGCCGGGCACCGTCGTCATCGATATGAGCTCGATCGCTCCGCTCACAAGCCAGGAAATCGCCCGGGAGCTGGCGGAAAAAGGCATCGACATGCTGGATGCCCCGGTCAGCGGCGGCGAGCCTAAGGCCATCGAGGGTACGTTATCCGTCATGGTCGGCGGAAGACAGGATGTCTTCGACAGATGTTATCCAGTGATGAAGACGATGGCGGCCTCCGTCGTGCGCACCGGCGATATCGGCGCAGGCAACGTGACGAAGCTGGCGAACCAGATCATCGTCGCGATCAACATCGCCGCGATGTCCGAGGCGCTTGTGCTGGCCAGCAAAGCCGGCGTCGAGCCGGAGCTGGTGTACCAGGCGATTCGCGGCGGGCTTGCCGGCAGCACGGTGCTGGATGCGAAAGCGCCGCTTGTGCTGGACCGCAAATTCGACCCGGGCTTCCGCATCAATTTGCATATCAAGGACCTCGGCAACGTGCTGGAAACGTCGCATGAGGTCGGCGTGCCGCTGCCGCTGACGGCTGCGGTCATGGAAATGATGCAGGCGCTCAAAACGGACGGGATGGGCGAGTGCGACCATGGCAGCCTGATCCGCTATTACGAGAAATTGGCCAAGATCGAAGTAACCCGGCGGGTATAA